CCCCCGGCGGCATGCCGCAGGTGCAGCCGGGCCCGGACGGCGTGATCCGGCACGCGCTGACCTTCACGGTCAAGCCGGGCAGCGAGCAGAAGGTCGCGAAGATCCTCTCCGCCTACACCTCCCCGCAGGCCAGGGTCGACGAGACCACCAGCCTGCGCCGCACCTCGCTGTTCATGCACGGCAACCGGGTGGTGCGGGCGGTCGAGGTGGTCGGCGACCTGGGTGCGGCGCTGCGCCACGTGGCGATGCAGCCGGAGATCCGCGCGGTCGAGGAGGCCATCAACCCGTACCTGGAGGAGGACCGCGAGCTGGGCAACCCGGAGGCCGCGCGCGCGTTCTTCGCCCGCGCCGCGCTGCCGGCCGTGCACCACACCCCGGTGGTCGGACGGGTCCGCGGCGACGTCGAGCGCCAGGCGCTGGTGTACCCGGTGCGCAAGGGCAACGGCGCGGCGGTGGCCAAGCTGCTGGCCGAGCAGGACGGCCTCGCCGCGGCCGACCCGGCCAACCCGGTGCTGGGCAGCACGGTCTTCCAGCGCGAGGACACCGTCGTACGCGTGGTGGACCTGCAGGCCGAGGCGGGCGCGCAGCCCGCGGCGGCCCTGGGCGTGGGCGGCGAGCGGGAGGCCACCGTGCTCGGCAGCCTGCTGGACCTCGGCCCGGAGGGTGACCTGCGGACCGCCGCCGGCGTCGCCCGCTTCCTGGCCGAGTGCGACATGCGCCTGGTGACCGACCGCAGCTCGCAGGACGTCTGACCACCCCGTTCCGCAGGACCCCGCGCCGCGGGGGTGTGACCGCAGAACCATTCGGAGGAGAGAGCCATGACCACGCATTACCCACGCATCGTGCACGTCGACGAGGCCGCACCCAACCGCCGGCGGGGCGGCGACATCCGCGCGATGCTCACCCCGACCGTCTCGGGCTCCACGAGCGGGTTCATGGGCCTGGCGATCATCCAGCCCGGAGACCGGATCGCCGAGCACTACCACCCCTACTCCGAGGAGTTCGTATACGTCGTGTCCGGCGACCTGGAGGTCGACCTGGACGGCGTCACGCACGCGATCAAGCCCGACCAGGGCCTGATGATCCCAATCAACATGCGGCACCGGTTCCGCAACGTCGGCAGCACCGAGGCGCGAATGGTGTTCCACTGCGGCCCGCTGGCCCCCCGCCCGGAGCTCGGGCACGTGGACACCGAGGAGACCCTGGAGGCCGGGCCGCCGGAACCCGCCAAGGTGGCCTCATGACCCGGCGGGTCGCGATCACCGGCATCGGCGTGGTCGCCCCGGGCGGCGTCGGCGTGCCGGCCTTCTGGGATCTCCTCACCTCCGGCCGGACGGCCACCCGGGGCATCACCCTCTTCAACCCCGAGGGGTTCCGCTCCCGGATCGCGGCCGAGTGCGACTTCGACCCGGCCGTACACGGCCTGGACCTCGCGACCGTCCAGCGCTCCGACCGCTACGTGCAGTTCGCGCTGGTGGCGGCCGCCGAGGCGGTGGCCGACTCGGGCCTGGACCTGCAGGCCGAGGACCCCTGGCGGGTCGGGGTCTCGCTCGGCACGGCCGTCGGCGGCACCACCCGGCTGGAGCACGACTACGCCCTGGTGAGCGCCGGCGGCGCCCGCTGGGACGTCGACCACGCCCGGGCCGAGCCGCACCTGCACCGGGCGTTCGCGCCGAGCACGCTCGCCTCCGCGGTGGCCGAGCGGACCGGGGCGCGCGGACCGGTGCAGACCGTCTCGACCGGGTGCACCTCGGGCCTGGACGCGATCGGCTACGCCTTCCACGCCGTGGAGGACGGCCGCGCCGACATCTGCATCGCCGGGGCATCCGACTCCCCGATCTCGCCGATCACCGTCGCGTGCTTCGACGCCATCAAGGCGACCTCGGAGCACAACGACGACCCGGCGCACGCCTCCCGCCCCTTCGACGCCGACCGGGACGGCTTCGTCCTCGGTGAGGGCGGCGCCGTCCTGGTGCTGGAGGAGCTGGAGCACGCCCGTCGGCGCGGCGCGCGGATCTACGGCGAACTCGGCGGCTTCGCCACGTTCGGCAACGCGTACCACATGACCGGGCTCACCCAGGAGGGCCTGGAGATGTCGCACGCGATCGACGAGGCGCTCGCCCACGCCCGGGTCGCACGCACCGACGTCGACTACGTCAACGCGCACGGCTCGGGCACCAAGCAGAACGACCGGCACGAGACCGCCGCGGTGAAGCGCTCACTGGGCGACCACGCCTACGGGACGCCGATGAGTTCGATCAAGTCGATGGTCGGTCATTCGCTCGGGGCGATCGGGGCGATCGAGGTCGTCGCCTGCACCCTCGCGCTGGCCCACGGCGTGGTGCCGCCGACCGCCAACTACGAGACCCCGGACCCGGAGTGCGACCTCGACTACGTGCCGCGGACCGCGCGGGAGCTGCCGCTGCGCAACATCCTGTCGGTCGGCAGCGGGTTCGGCGGCTTCCAGTCCGCCGTAGTGCTGAGCAGAACGGGGTGAGAACATGACGGCACGTCAGCAGGAGCGCCGGGCGGTGGTGACCGGCCTCGGCGTGGTCGCCCCCAGCGGCGTCGGGGCCGACGCCTTCTGGAAGGCCACCCGGCAGGGGGTCAGCGTCATCGGCCGGATCGACCGGGAGGGCTGCGACGGGTTCCCGCTGCGGGTCGCCGGCGAGGTCCGCGACTTCGACGCGGGCGGTGCGATCGACGGCCGCTTCCTGGTCCAGACGGACCGCTTCACGCACTACGCGATGGCCGCGGCCGACCTCGCGGTGGCCGACGCCGGGTTCACCCCCGACGAGAACGCGCCGTTCGGCGTGGGCGTGGTCACCGCGGCCGGCTCCGGCGGCGGCGAGTTCGGCCAGCGCGAGCTCCAGCACCTGTGGGGCGAGGGGCCGCGGTTCGTCGGCCCCTACCAGTCCATCGCGTGGTTCTACGCGGCCAGCACCGGCCAGATCTCCATCCGCGGCGGCTTCAAGGGGCCCTGCGGCGTGGTCGCCAGCGACGAGGCCGGCGGCCTGGACGCGCTGGCCCACGCCGCCAGGGCCGTACGGCGCGGCACGGACGCGGTGGTGGTCGGCGCCGCCGAGGCACCGCTGGCGCCGTACTCGATGGTCTGCCAGCTCGGCTATCCCGAGCTCAGCCTCAGCGACGACCCCGCGCGCGCCTACCTGCCGTTCTCGGCCGGGGCGAGCGGGTTCGTCCCCGCCGAGGGCGGGGCGATGCTGATGGTCGAGGGCGAGGACACCGCCCGGCGGCGCGGCGCCCGGGTCCGGGCCGTACTGGCCGGACACGGCGCCACCTTCACCGGCGCCTCCCGCTGGGAGGACTCCAGGGAGGGACTGGTCCGGGCCATCCGGATCGCCCTCGACCAGGCCCGGTGCTCGGCCGAGGAGATCGACGTGGTCTTCGCCGACGCCATGGGCGTGCCGGCGGCCGACCGCGCCGAGGCGCTCGCACTGGCCGACGCCCTGGGCCCGTACGCCGAACGCGTCCCGGTGACCGCCCCCAAGGCGGGCATCGGGCGGGCCTACTGCGGCGCGCCGCTGCTGGACGTGGCGGCGGCCGTACTCGCCATGGAGGACGGCGTGCTGCCGCCCACCCCCAACGTCACCGAGGTCTGCCACGACCTCGCCCTGGTGACCGGACACGCCCGGCCGGCCGAGCTGCACACCGCACTCGTGCTGAGCCGGGGGCTGATGGGCTCCAACGCCGCCCTGGTGGTCCGCCGCGGCGACGGCGGCGGGCGCTGAGGCACCCGCCCGGAGCAACCGTCCGCACAGCGGCCGGCGCCGGCGCCGGCCTTCACCGACAGTGAGCAGGAGAACCACCATGAGCAATGCCCTGACCCACGCCGAACTCGCCTCCCTGATCAAGACACGGGCCGGCATCACCGTCGACCCGCAGGAGATGGCGGACCGGCCCACCGTGACCTTCGAGGAGTTCGGCATCGACTCGCTCGGCCTGCTCGGCATCGTCGGCGAACTGGAGAACCGGCACGCCACCCGGATCACCGCCGGCGCCGAGATGTCCCGTACGCCCGCCGAGTTCCTCGACGTCGTCAACGCATCCCTCGCCACGAAGGCCGGTGCCTGAGATGTCCGGACACACCGACAACGAGATCGTCATCGCCGCGCCCCTCGACCTGGTCTGGGAGATCACCAACGACCTGGAGAACTGGCCGCAGCTGTTCAGCGAGTACGCCTCGGTCGAGGTGCTGCAGCGGGAGGGGCAGAGCACGACCTTCCGCCTCACCATGCACCCCGACGAGAACGGCCAGATCTGGAGCTGGGTCTCCGAGCGCACCACCGACCGGCCCTCGCTCACGGTGAAGGCCCGGCGGGTCGAGCCCGGCCCGTTCGAGTTCATGGACATCCGCTGGGAGTACGCCGAGGACCCGGGCGGCACCCGGATGCGCTGGATCCAGGACTTCGCCATGAAGCCCACCGCGCCGGTCGACGACAACGGCATGACCAACCACATCAACCGCAATTCCCGCGTCCAGATGGAGCTCATCCGCGAGAAGGTCGAGAAGCGGGCGGCGAACGCATGACCGGGACGTACCGCACCCTGATCGTCGCGCGGATGAAGCCGGACACCGGCCCCGGCATCGCCGAGGTCTTCGCCGAGTCCGACGCCGGCGAACTGCCCGGGCTGGTCGGGGTGACCGGCCGCAGCCTGTTCCAGTTCGGGGACGTCTACCTGCACCTGGTCGAGGCCGACCGGCCGCCCGGCCCGGCGGTCGCCAAGGTCACCGGACACCCGGCGTTCCGCGAGGTCAGCGATCGGCTGCTGCCCTACGTCGCGGCGTACGACCCGCTGACCTGGCGCGGACCGCAGGACGCCATGGCGCGCGAGTTCTACCGCTGGGAGCGCGGCTCCGCCTCCTGAGCGGGCCCCGCGCGCACGACACCCGCTCCGCCGGACACGCCGAGGGCGCCGGCCGGTCTCCCCCGAGACCCGGCCGGCGCCCTCGGCACGTGCATCCCCGGGGCGAGCCGCGGGCGACACCCGCCGGCCCGGGCCCGGGCGGCGGCGGCAGGACGGGCCGGGCGGCGCCGAATGACCCGTCCGGCGGCAGGGTCCGGGCCGGGGAACCGAGTTGACACATGGTCGGACCGAATGGCGCGGCAGCCGGGTGAAGAACTCCCACAGTCCACCCGAAGGGCCCAGGACTTTACCGACGCGTGACATCCCCCGGTGGCGACGCCGTCGAATCTGACGGACCGTGAGACGGACGCCCCGTGCGATCCCCTCGCCGACGACCTGTCGGCAGTCGCACACCGCGCCGGAAGGACCACCCCCATGCGTTCTGCACGCACCCTGCTGACCGGAGCGGCCATCGCCGCCACCCTCACCCTCGGCGCCCCCGCCGTCGCCGCCTTCGCCGCCGACTCTCCCGACTCGGGCAAGACCCTGACCTGGGAGGAGAAGCAGGAGAAGGCCGCCAGCCCCGACGGCCAGAAGACCTGGGAGGAGAAGCAGGCCACCGGCAAGCCCGACTCCACCGAGGCGGAGAAGGCGCCCAAGGGCGGCGTGCACACCGGCGGCGGCGGTATGGCCGTCGCCGGCGACGGTGTGGCCTCCGGTGCCGCCCTGCTGCTCGGCGGGATCGGCGTCGGCGTGTACGCGCTGCGCCGCCGCAAGTCCGCGGGTGCCGCGATCTGACCCGTGGCACCGGCCCGTAGGGCCGATCCGCGACTCCCCGCCGTGGCCGCTCACCAGCGGCCACGGCGGGGGTGCACCGGGGGGACGGAGCAGACCAGGGGGCGGGAGCGGCCGCCGTACCGGCCGTACGGCCATGACCATGCGAGGCGTGTTCGATGGGTGACCAGAGCGGCGGCCAGGGCGGCATGCCGGCACTGCTGCGGGTGGCGATGGCGGCGGCCGCCGTGGGCTGCCTGCTGATCTACAACTCGGTGGACGCGGCGCCGGCCCAGACCGCCGCCCCCGCCGCGGTCGGGGCCTCCTCCCCCGCCGCCGCCGCGCCGGCCCCGGCGGCGGCGCCGGCCGCCCCGACCCCGGCCGCCAGGGCCGCGCCCGTACTGGCGCGCTCGGCGCCGACCCGGCTGAGGATCCCCCAGATCGGCGTGAACGCGCCCTTCACCGAGCTGAAGCTCGACGCGCAGGGCGCGCTCAACGCCCCGGCGCCGGACGACAAGAACCTGGTCGGCTGGTACGGCGGCGGGCCCACCCCGGGCGAGCGCGGCAGCGCCGTGGTCGCCGGCCACGTCGACACCACGAAGGGCCCGGCGGTGTTCCTGCTGCTGCGGCTGCTGCTGCCCGGCAACCCGGTCGAGGTGACCCGCGCGGACGGCACGGTCGCGGTCTTCACCGTCGACTCCGTCCAGACCTTCCCGAAGGACGCGTTCCCCGACGCCAAGGTCTACGGCCCCACCGACGACGCCCAGTTGCGCCTGATCACCTGCGGCGGCACGTACGACCGCAAGCGCAAGGACTACCTCGACAACGTGGTCGTCTTCGCGCACCTGCAGTCCTCCCGCAAAGCCTGACCCACCCCGTACGCGCTGAGGGCCGGCACCTGGCGGGTGCCGGCCCTCAGCGCGTACGGTCGACGGATCGGACCGGAGCCGACGGATCAGGCCGGGACGGTGCTCTCGAACGCGTGCAGGTACGGGTTGACCGGGCGGACCTCGCCGACCTTCAGCCCGGCGGCGGACATCAGGGAGAGCATGCTCGTCTTGGAGTGCTTGGCACCGCCGACGTTCAGCAGCAGCAGCAGGTCCATCGCGGTGGTGAAGCGCATCGAGGGGCTGTCGTCCACCAGGTTCTCGACCACTACCACGCGGGCGCCCGGTGCGGCCGCCGCCACGACGTTGGCCAGCGTGCGCCGGGTGCTGTCGTCGTCCCACTCCAGGATGTTCTTGATGATGTAGAGGTCCGCGCGGACCGGGATCGCGTTGCGGCAGTCCCCGGGCACCAGGCGGGCCCGGTCGGCCAGTGCGCCGCCCTCGCGCAGCCGCGGGTCGGCGCCCGCGACCACCTTGGGCAGGTCGAGCAGGGTGCCGTGCAGGTCGGGGTGCTTCTCCAGCAGGCTGGCCAGGACGTGGCCCTGCCCGCCGCCGATGTCGACGACCGAACTGACACCGGTCAGGTCCAGGTACTCGGCGAGATCGGCCGCGGACTGCCGGCTGGAGGTGGTCATCGCCTTGTCGAACACCTTGGCCGAGTCACCGGCGTCGCTGTGCAGGTAGTCGAAGAACTCCTTGCCGAACACGTCGGGGAAGACGTTCTTGCCCGAGCGCACCGCCTCGTCCAGCCGCGGCCACGCCTCCCAGGTCCACGGCTCGGTGCACCACAGGGAGATGTAGCGCAGGCTGTTCGGGGCGTCCTCGCGCAGCAGCCGGGACATCTCGGTGTGCGTGAAGCGGTCGCCGTCGGTCTCGGCGAAGATGCCGTAGCAGGACAGCGCGCGCAGCAGGCGGCGCAGCGGCTTGGGCTCGGTGTCCAGGGCCGACGCGAGGTCGTCCACGGTGGCCGGCTCCTCGCCCAGCGCGTCGGCGACGCCCAGGCGGGCGGCGGCCCGTACGGCGGCGGCGCAGGCGGCGCCGAAGACGAGTTCGCGCAGGCGCATCGCGGCCTGCGGGTCGGTGATCGGTGCGGTGGTCATGGGGCCGTCTTTCTGAGGGTCAGGATTCGGGTCGTACCGGGAGTGGTGCCGGGTCGGTACCGCGTGCGGCCGGGCGTCAGCAGCGGCCGGCCGGTTCGGAGACCGCGCAGTGGTTGCGGGTGAACACGTTGGTGGTGCCGGTGTCACGGTCGGCGAGATCCGCGGGACCGTTGCCGGACACCAGGTTGCCGCTGACGGTGATCCGGGCGTTCGGGACGCCGACCAGGCTGCGGTAGAGGACGATGCCGCCGGACATCGAGGAGGATCCGACGTTGTCCTGCACCTGATTGCCCGTCACCAGACTGTCCTCGGCGCCGGTGAAGAGGATGCCGGTGCCCTGGATGGCGTCCAGCCGGGGGTTGGGCGGGCAGTACTTGTTGTTCCCGACCACCCGGTTCCCGCTGACGGTCAGCGCACCGGCGCGCGGGACGCCCTCGTCGCCGACGACGAACACCCCGCCGCAGTTGCCGCTGATGCTGTTGTGCTCGACGGTGAGGTCGCGGGCCCGCCGAACGGTGACGCCGATCCGGTTGTCGTCCAGGCGGTTGTCCGCGATCACCGCGCCCTCGGTGTCGATGGCGCCGCCCTCGGTGTCGACCGCGTTGGCGAGGAAGATGCCGGACTGGCCGTTGCCGACCGCCTCGTTGCCCCTGAAGACGCCCCGGACGGACTTCTCCTGGCTGATGCCCTGCTGGCCGTTGTCCAGGGCGCGGACGGCGCGGACGGTCAGCCCGTCGGTCTCGGAGGCGGTGACGCCGTTCTTGCGGAAGCCGGAGACGGTGAGCGCCTCCAGGTGCACTCCGGTGAGGCGGTGACCCTCGGCGCCGGTGACGCAGAGACCGTGGCCGGCCGTGGCACAGGCTCCGGTGTCGGCCGCCGCGGGCGTGATCACGCTCTCCGGGCCGGCCCCACGGATCGTCAGGTCCGAGGTGGTGACCAGCACGCTCCCCTGGTAGCTGCCCGGCAGCAGCTGGACGGTGTCGCCGGGCGCGGCGGCGTCCACGGCCTGCTGGATGGACTCACCGGGCCGGACCAGGTGCAGGGCGGAGGCGTGCGCCGGGGGCGCGGCGCCCAGCGTGATCAGGGCCGTGGCGGTGGCGGTGGCCGCCGCGAGGTGGGGAACCCGTCGCGTGAGCATGAATCGGAACCTGCTTTCCTTGCGTTTCCAAGCGCTTCCCAGCGCTTCCTGGCGTTTCCTGGCGCGATCGCGGAACGCGGTGCGGTGGGCGGCGGCCGGGCAGCGGCCTGGAGGTCCGCGGGTGCTCCGCCGAGGCGCGCGGGCGGGCATGCGTGTCCGCCGGTTCGACGCTATGGGCGCCGCCGCACACCCGCCACCGGGTGGGGCTGCGGGACTGACGGGGCATCGGCCGGTTGCCGTAACGAGGCGTCAGACCGGACCGGCCGCCCG
The sequence above is drawn from the Kitasatospora sp. NBC_00315 genome and encodes:
- a CDS encoding SchA/CurD-like domain-containing protein codes for the protein MTTLSEPQVHQQLAELDDSRLRVVLMLEIQDGAQQRFLDVYEELRHRVASVPGHVSDQLCQSIDDPRQWLITSEWNDPHSFLEWVDSPAHREMVKPMHGCVSDRFRSLRYNILRETSAKGGATGTRRPEEVVAGSPRAAGAPGGMPQVQPGPDGVIRHALTFTVKPGSEQKVAKILSAYTSPQARVDETTSLRRTSLFMHGNRVVRAVEVVGDLGAALRHVAMQPEIRAVEEAINPYLEEDRELGNPEAARAFFARAALPAVHHTPVVGRVRGDVERQALVYPVRKGNGAAVAKLLAEQDGLAAADPANPVLGSTVFQREDTVVRVVDLQAEAGAQPAAALGVGGEREATVLGSLLDLGPEGDLRTAAGVARFLAECDMRLVTDRSSQDV
- a CDS encoding cupin domain-containing protein translates to MTTHYPRIVHVDEAAPNRRRGGDIRAMLTPTVSGSTSGFMGLAIIQPGDRIAEHYHPYSEEFVYVVSGDLEVDLDGVTHAIKPDQGLMIPINMRHRFRNVGSTEARMVFHCGPLAPRPELGHVDTEETLEAGPPEPAKVAS
- a CDS encoding beta-ketoacyl synthase encodes the protein MTRRVAITGIGVVAPGGVGVPAFWDLLTSGRTATRGITLFNPEGFRSRIAAECDFDPAVHGLDLATVQRSDRYVQFALVAAAEAVADSGLDLQAEDPWRVGVSLGTAVGGTTRLEHDYALVSAGGARWDVDHARAEPHLHRAFAPSTLASAVAERTGARGPVQTVSTGCTSGLDAIGYAFHAVEDGRADICIAGASDSPISPITVACFDAIKATSEHNDDPAHASRPFDADRDGFVLGEGGAVLVLEELEHARRRGARIYGELGGFATFGNAYHMTGLTQEGLEMSHAIDEALAHARVARTDVDYVNAHGSGTKQNDRHETAAVKRSLGDHAYGTPMSSIKSMVGHSLGAIGAIEVVACTLALAHGVVPPTANYETPDPECDLDYVPRTARELPLRNILSVGSGFGGFQSAVVLSRTG
- a CDS encoding beta-ketoacyl synthase N-terminal-like domain-containing protein, producing MTARQQERRAVVTGLGVVAPSGVGADAFWKATRQGVSVIGRIDREGCDGFPLRVAGEVRDFDAGGAIDGRFLVQTDRFTHYAMAAADLAVADAGFTPDENAPFGVGVVTAAGSGGGEFGQRELQHLWGEGPRFVGPYQSIAWFYAASTGQISIRGGFKGPCGVVASDEAGGLDALAHAARAVRRGTDAVVVGAAEAPLAPYSMVCQLGYPELSLSDDPARAYLPFSAGASGFVPAEGGAMLMVEGEDTARRRGARVRAVLAGHGATFTGASRWEDSREGLVRAIRIALDQARCSAEEIDVVFADAMGVPAADRAEALALADALGPYAERVPVTAPKAGIGRAYCGAPLLDVAAAVLAMEDGVLPPTPNVTEVCHDLALVTGHARPAELHTALVLSRGLMGSNAALVVRRGDGGGR
- a CDS encoding acyl carrier protein is translated as MSNALTHAELASLIKTRAGITVDPQEMADRPTVTFEEFGIDSLGLLGIVGELENRHATRITAGAEMSRTPAEFLDVVNASLATKAGA
- a CDS encoding SRPBCC family protein; the encoded protein is MSGHTDNEIVIAAPLDLVWEITNDLENWPQLFSEYASVEVLQREGQSTTFRLTMHPDENGQIWSWVSERTTDRPSLTVKARRVEPGPFEFMDIRWEYAEDPGGTRMRWIQDFAMKPTAPVDDNGMTNHINRNSRVQMELIREKVEKRAANA
- a CDS encoding TcmI family type II polyketide cyclase, with protein sequence MTGTYRTLIVARMKPDTGPGIAEVFAESDAGELPGLVGVTGRSLFQFGDVYLHLVEADRPPGPAVAKVTGHPAFREVSDRLLPYVAAYDPLTWRGPQDAMAREFYRWERGSAS
- a CDS encoding class F sortase is translated as MGDQSGGQGGMPALLRVAMAAAAVGCLLIYNSVDAAPAQTAAPAAVGASSPAAAAPAPAAAPAAPTPAARAAPVLARSAPTRLRIPQIGVNAPFTELKLDAQGALNAPAPDDKNLVGWYGGGPTPGERGSAVVAGHVDTTKGPAVFLLLRLLLPGNPVEVTRADGTVAVFTVDSVQTFPKDAFPDAKVYGPTDDAQLRLITCGGTYDRKRKDYLDNVVVFAHLQSSRKA
- a CDS encoding methyltransferase — its product is MTTAPITDPQAAMRLRELVFGAACAAAVRAAARLGVADALGEEPATVDDLASALDTEPKPLRRLLRALSCYGIFAETDGDRFTHTEMSRLLREDAPNSLRYISLWCTEPWTWEAWPRLDEAVRSGKNVFPDVFGKEFFDYLHSDAGDSAKVFDKAMTTSSRQSAADLAEYLDLTGVSSVVDIGGGQGHVLASLLEKHPDLHGTLLDLPKVVAGADPRLREGGALADRARLVPGDCRNAIPVRADLYIIKNILEWDDDSTRRTLANVVAAAAPGARVVVVENLVDDSPSMRFTTAMDLLLLLNVGGAKHSKTSMLSLMSAAGLKVGEVRPVNPYLHAFESTVPA
- a CDS encoding nitrous oxide reductase family maturation protein NosD — translated: MLTRRVPHLAAATATATALITLGAAPPAHASALHLVRPGESIQQAVDAAAPGDTVQLLPGSYQGSVLVTTSDLTIRGAGPESVITPAAADTGACATAGHGLCVTGAEGHRLTGVHLEALTVSGFRKNGVTASETDGLTVRAVRALDNGQQGISQEKSVRGVFRGNEAVGNGQSGIFLANAVDTEGGAIDTEGAVIADNRLDDNRIGVTVRRARDLTVEHNSISGNCGGVFVVGDEGVPRAGALTVSGNRVVGNNKYCPPNPRLDAIQGTGILFTGAEDSLVTGNQVQDNVGSSSMSGGIVLYRSLVGVPNARITVSGNLVSGNGPADLADRDTGTTNVFTRNHCAVSEPAGRC